A region of the Candidatus Eisenbacteria bacterium genome:
GCGATGGACCCGAACACGAAAGCGCGCAACGAAGCCCGGGCCCGCATCCTCAAGGCGATGGCCCACCCGACGAGGCTTTTCATCGTCGACGAGCTCTCGCGGCGCGAGCGGTGTGTCTGCGAGCTGGCGGAGATGGTCGGGGCGGATGTCTCGACCGTCTCGAAGCACCTCAGCGTTCTCCGGAACGCCGGGATCGTGCTTCAGGAAAAGCGCGGAAACCAGATCTTCTGCTCGCTCCGCTGCCCGTGTGTCCTCGATTTCTTCTCGTGCGTGGAGTCGGTATTGAGCGCGTCGGGCGCGGCGCGCCCCGCCGACGTTCTGCCGTAGGACGAGGGACTCGGTGTTTTCGCGCAAGGAATACAAAGCTCTCGGTCTCATCGTCGCGGTGTTTCTCGCCAGCTTCTTCCTCCCCGTCGAAGCGCTTCAAGAATCCGCCCGCTTCACGAACGCGCTCTGGGAATCCCTCCATCTGGTTCGATGGTACGCGCGCGAGCACGTTCTCTTCTGTCTCGTTCCCGCGTTCTTCATCGCGGGCGCGATCGCCGTCTTCGTGAGCCAAGCGGCGGTCATGCGCTATCTCGGCCCGCGCGCGAACAAGGTTCTGGCCTACGGCGTCGCGAGCGTTTCCGGGACGATTCTCGCGGTCTGCTCGTGCACGGT
Encoded here:
- a CDS encoding winged helix-turn-helix transcriptional regulator — encoded protein: MDPNTKARNEARARILKAMAHPTRLFIVDELSRRERCVCELAEMVGADVSTVSKHLSVLRNAGIVLQEKRGNQIFCSLRCPCVLDFFSCVESVLSASGAARPADVLP